The Vanessa tameamea isolate UH-Manoa-2023 chromosome 25, ilVanTame1 primary haplotype, whole genome shotgun sequence genome segment TTCAATTCGTATCTTGCATAACTACTTCATAAACCTAACTCTTTGATAAGaatctacataaaaataaaccgcTCTGaaaaacagttaatttaaaaataaattaaataaaaaagtttatactaGAATCCAaaactttgttaaattaaacagatactatggtttgcagccctgcgagtcctgcaattaatcaaactcattcaattaatttaattcaagtctacgttcagatatgtcttaggtgggcccctaagtagttaGCCCAGgacccctaaacttacggtccggtcCTGTATATATTACTGAATTATGCtcatacagaaaaataaaaataaaccaatatcATCAATAAGACTCCTTCGATTTTGAATTtggttaaaaaatgaaaaaaacagcAACCACGCCGACGCACCTGGTTCGTGCGAATGTTGTCGCTGTGCGTACACGATACCTACAGTTCGCCAGATTTGTTGACGTTTTTGGTCATTGCTCCGCTTGTTGGAAAAGGGGACACGCAAAAACAAATTATCAAATCAGTTCGGGTAATTTTTATTATCGCGTTCAAACTTGCAAACTTTTCGTCGATTATGTTTTAAAGCGCCTTTATAATgctgtaataatttattgtatttttcagTTATATTGGCAAATAAAACTGCTCTGCTTGGAACCATGGGCACTGATTCTCGCCCGTGCCATTGCTGGCATACCATGTTCAGCCTGCTACATCGTGTTAccgatttatttaaaagaaatcagTGATATAGATCTAAGGGGAGCACTTGGATCGTTgcttatattaaataggtaataatttttaattattccccaaaaaacttaattaaattaccgAGAGATAACCGCAAATGTTATTCTTTCCAGAAACATCGGCTATCTAGCTAGCTATGTGTTCGCGGATCTACTTCAAGTGACCACGATGCTATGGATGGGGCTATTAGTTCCAActgtagtattttttatcttcttAATAATGCCAGAGACGCCGGAGTTCCTCGTGAAACAGGAAAAAGTTGATGTATgtgacttatttatatattgaacatTTTAGAAGATTTAATTACCGGATTTTTAGCTCGCCAAGGGGCTTACTCTGGTAATAGCTAAACTATTTTACATTGTTAACTATCATTCGAGATAATTTGACTTAATGTCCGGtactttttattaaactgttttACGTCTAAATTTGAAACTCACGAAACGTTTTTAATAggaaaacatttgaatattctTTCGTATTTTAACCTAAAGTATGTATAACTCAATTTTTACAGGAAGCTAAAACTGTCTTAGCTTGGTTGCGTGGAGTGAGCGTGCTAGACGGTTCTATTGAACAGGAGATAGACAATATCGTGAAAGTTGAGAAACAGGCCAAAGCTGATCCTAAGTCTGTCTGGATGATTATATGTTagtatatttcgattatttaatttatcttaagaaGGCAGACTAGAAAATAGATCACATTATGATTAGTGATCCCCTTTATTTATGAACCGTGAAACCGTCAATGAGCCTAGCACTTGATCTTGGGTATTTTGCCTcttgtgtctgttatttcaCCTGAAATctcaaaatttgttttaacacTAACCACAATTTACtttctttaagtatttttaataacttttttttaaaaaaaaataattattgaaacttTTGTGTGCTCAGTGAAATagaataaaggttatttaaccATAATAATTACACTGACTGTCTCTCCAAATCATGatgtataatacaatacaatgtatAAAAGGATGTACAAAAACCTCAACCACCCTCAAAATTGCTTTATGATTTGCACATAAGTTCTTACGAGAAGACTaaaaggttaaaataaaaaaaaatacatccaaCAAATGAGacaattaaacacaaaattatatatatatatatcgaaaggTCGTTTCCTACTTGTATGACAAATATCGTAAGTAGGTCACTTGGATATTTGCATTTGATTTGCATCAGATTTGCATCAGTCATGTTGTATTCATAATTTGCGTGTATTGTGTTTGTTGTACATTTGTTCCTTGTTTTCGTATGACTTTGAAGCTATAGTATTTCTGTccatgaaatttattataagatatgaATTACGTTTTATCGCCTTTATttgcattcattttttttttgtaacatgaATACTCAtaatttcttttcatattttaaataaaataccatttaaataactaattaacattcatcattcatcattcatcaCAGATATCCGGACAGTGGTCTATGTTATTGTTAGCTTAATCagacttttttattaaactcaGAAAGACGAATAAataggttaattattattattaacagtttaAGAAACATTGTTCACATCTTCTACCATATTGTATCATCTGCTCTTGTAATTACACATTAACTGCCTCCACTTTGgtctattatatatagtatatggtCTAAGCTGAAGATCTGAGACCAAACCTATGGCCGCAGGTCGCccactaaaattttatttggatttCTGTCGATAAATTCTGAGTGCGGAGTCTGTTAGACGAGTGTACACTGTCATGCATCGGAGAGCATGTAAAGTCTGCGTTGTTGGttctgcgtctgaactctttctaGTCGAATCGATCAATTTATCTCCCATAGTATTATACGAGTGAGGATATCGAGAGTGCACTTGTTTTTTCACAGACACTTGTGCAGTTTATGTCCTCTGTATTTGGCTAGGTTATCTTGAGATTGTTCGCTGTGTCCGAAAACGGTTAGAAGGATATCATCATCAACAATTACAGATAATGAATTAcgactaaaaattacaaatgcatttgtgtttaatatttcagtaaaaGACAAAGCTACCTTCAAAGCTTTCATCATCACCCTGGTGATTAAAATCACTCAACAGTTTGACGGATACCTCATCGTACTTATATACGCTGGTTTCGTCTTCGAACGAGCCTCAGAATCCATCAGCTTGAAACTGAGCCCGAACAAGCAGGTGATGATGATCGGTCTGGTGCAGCTCTTGGGCTCTACGGTTGCAACTTGTTTTGTAGAGAAAACTGGGAGGAAGGTAATTAGATGAAGTCAATTCATagattgacattttttttataatgtaggtaaGCGAACTTAAATTGcaaccactgcccatagacattggcgcttcaagaaatagtaaccatacccctttattcaatgtaaaatattacacatacttattgattgtcaaattaaataataccacCGGGTCGGAAAAGAAAACACGCTGACCTGAGAATAACCGGCGAAAGATTTTAAGTGGGGTTTTTGGtcaatttgaatatttgtatattcaatatCACAGAGAGGAAGGAGGAGGGAGGGGTGCACTTACTGATTCTTTTATCGTGTTGTTTTCCAGTTGCTTTTGGTGTCCACGTCGTTCGCAGTGGGCGTGGGGATGCTGGCACTGTCCGCGTGGTTTTACTTGACGGGCATCGGCATTTGGCTACCGGGCTGGCTTCCAGTCTTCGCCATGTGTCTCTGTATCTTCGCTGACGCCGCCGGATTCCAACCGATATCGTATATAATTATCACGGATCTATTCACTTTCCAGGTGagattaaaacaaatacattttaaatatgttccATACATACGATTGagttgaaattttgcacaccTTTTAGTACTGGTAGCGATgcatattgtatgttttatacgAATACATAGAGTTTGAGTGACGCTC includes the following:
- the LOC113403515 gene encoding facilitated trehalose transporter Tret1-like, which gives rise to MNFLISKFMWQNGTRINQYLFAIIITIPLLNFGMVQGWLSPMISLLQTPQGPAPDPYTSSDISWVTSVTYISAIIFGAPMGYLTDRYGRKVMTLITTFSLILYWQIKLLCLEPWALILARAIAGIPCSACYIVLPIYLKEISDIDLRGALGSLLILNRNIGYLASYVFADLLQVTTMLWMGLLVPTVVFFIFLIMPETPEFLVKQEKVDEAKTVLAWLRGVSVLDGSIEQEIDNIVKVEKQAKADPKSVWMIILKDKATFKAFIITLVIKITQQFDGYLIVLIYAGFVFERASESISLKLSPNKQVMMIGLVQLLGSTVATCFVEKTGRKLLLVSTSFAVGVGMLALSAWFYLTGIGIWLPGWLPVFAMCLCIFADAAGFQPISYIIITDLFTFQLRGTVSSFANICAKLSNFIQMKWFTKVCELISIHWTFLFFAVVCFFACFYTLTSFPETRQKSVEEIYEKLNRNKKEEDRIKAVP